Proteins found in one Tsukamurella paurometabola DSM 20162 genomic segment:
- a CDS encoding GNAT family N-acetyltransferase, which produces MTAYEIRRVREGDAARLAVVHVAVWKATYPGMVDGARLEGLTPADRVPGWEAIIAQAEDAEARGIRTRCVVDIASGEIVGMATGGPARDAPAPTTTQLWSLNLLPAHHGTGAAAALLDAVLTPGTPAYLWLAAGNERALAFYRKHGFELDGAEQHDQAWACHELRMVRES; this is translated from the coding sequence ATGACCGCGTACGAGATCCGTCGTGTTCGTGAGGGCGACGCCGCTCGCCTCGCCGTAGTGCACGTCGCCGTCTGGAAGGCGACCTACCCGGGGATGGTCGACGGTGCCCGGCTCGAAGGACTGACTCCCGCGGACCGCGTACCGGGCTGGGAGGCGATCATCGCGCAAGCGGAGGACGCCGAAGCGCGCGGTATCCGGACCCGCTGCGTCGTCGACATCGCGAGCGGCGAGATCGTCGGGATGGCCACCGGTGGGCCGGCCCGCGACGCCCCGGCGCCGACCACCACCCAGCTGTGGTCCCTCAACCTGCTTCCCGCACACCACGGGACGGGCGCCGCCGCCGCACTGCTCGACGCGGTGCTCACGCCAGGCACGCCGGCCTACCTATGGCTGGCCGCAGGGAACGAGCGCGCACTCGCCTTCTATCGCAAACACGGCTTCGAACTCGACGGTGCCGAGCAGCACGATCAGGCCTGGGCCTGCCACGAGCTCCGGATGGTGCGAGAGAGCTGA
- a CDS encoding isocitrate lyase/PEP mutase family protein, producing the protein MSDLAALASALKSLHVKGDPVVLPTVWDAWSARSASSRFAALTVGSHPLAESIGRADGEGMTFSEAMSRVSEITRAVHVPVSVDIESGYGEPPAVLIDGLLAAGAVGLNIEDTVHKDGDRLRDPQEHADLIAALRAAADAAEVPVVINARTDVILRKIGDPAGRVADAIARLTLCAEAGADSLYPVGYHDDEVQRRLADELPLPVNAIAHPATGDLAHLASLGVGRISFGPLLQSALAERAAELFTRWE; encoded by the coding sequence ATGAGCGATCTCGCCGCACTCGCGTCCGCACTCAAGTCACTGCACGTCAAGGGCGACCCGGTGGTCCTTCCCACGGTATGGGACGCCTGGTCGGCGAGGTCAGCCTCCTCACGATTCGCGGCGCTCACCGTCGGCAGCCATCCTCTCGCCGAGTCGATCGGCCGCGCCGACGGCGAGGGCATGACCTTCTCCGAGGCGATGTCCCGGGTCTCGGAGATCACCCGCGCGGTTCACGTGCCCGTGTCCGTCGACATCGAATCCGGTTATGGCGAGCCACCCGCCGTGCTGATCGACGGGTTGCTCGCCGCCGGTGCCGTGGGCCTGAACATCGAGGACACCGTGCATAAGGACGGCGATCGGCTGCGCGATCCGCAGGAGCACGCCGATCTGATCGCCGCACTCCGCGCCGCGGCCGATGCCGCCGAAGTACCGGTGGTCATCAACGCCCGCACCGATGTGATCCTCCGCAAGATCGGCGATCCGGCAGGCCGGGTCGCCGATGCGATCGCCAGGCTCACGTTGTGCGCCGAAGCCGGTGCCGACTCGCTGTATCCGGTGGGGTACCACGACGACGAGGTGCAACGCCGCCTCGCCGATGAACTGCCTTTGCCGGTGAACGCCATCGCGCACCCGGCCACCGGCGATCTGGCACACCTCGCATCCCTGGGCGTGGGCCGGATCAGCTTCGGCCCGTTGCTGCAATCGGCGCTGGCCGAGCGGGCCGCGGAGCTGTTCACGCGCTGGGAGTGA
- a CDS encoding Type 1 glutamine amidotransferase-like domain-containing protein has protein sequence MNLLLLSLNAGALPEFLLRHTGQRPSGLRLGYIDDATRLVADAPYNAFEWNQLTELGFRLTRMSVRRYADSRDFDSDLDSVDAVYLAGGHTFALLGSLRSNGTGEVLTRRVRSGLPYVGLSAGSVVAGPTIEPVAPLDDPNETPEVTDYTGLGLVDTVVIPHADGALPPYPRSLIDEVVETYGRSVPADPRQRRPGSAGRRRCGEPHPVSNHITAAKVFPPPRSPGRQWV, from the coding sequence ATGAACCTGCTGTTGCTATCTCTGAACGCCGGCGCCCTGCCGGAGTTCCTCCTGCGACACACCGGCCAGCGCCCGAGCGGACTCCGCCTCGGCTACATCGACGACGCGACCCGACTGGTGGCCGATGCACCGTATAACGCTTTCGAGTGGAATCAACTGACCGAACTGGGATTTCGGCTTACGCGGATGTCGGTGCGCAGGTACGCCGATTCCCGCGACTTCGATTCGGACCTCGATTCGGTCGACGCCGTGTATCTCGCTGGGGGCCATACGTTCGCGCTGCTCGGCTCGCTACGGAGCAACGGCACCGGCGAGGTCCTCACGCGCCGCGTACGGTCCGGATTGCCTTACGTGGGGCTCAGCGCCGGGTCCGTGGTCGCCGGGCCCACCATCGAACCCGTCGCCCCGCTCGACGATCCGAACGAGACACCCGAGGTCACCGACTACACCGGTCTCGGCTTGGTGGACACCGTCGTCATCCCGCACGCCGACGGCGCGCTGCCCCCGTATCCGCGGTCCCTGATCGACGAGGTGGTCGAGACCTACGGGCGATCGGTACCCGCTGACCCGCGTCAACGACGACCAGGCTCTGCTGGTCGAAGACGGTGTGGCGAGCCTCATCCCGTCTCGAATCACATAACGGCTGCAAAGGTCTTCCCGCCGCCGCGTTCTCCGGGTAGACAGTGGGTATGA
- a CDS encoding ABC transporter substrate-binding protein: MVTRRGIQRPVGVIGVLVGLVLAVTGCGGAAEQSDASRSMITVDAANGPVEVPANARRIVSLAPTHTETLFAIGAGDQVVAVDDQSTYPAQAPRTKLSGFKPNVEAIAGYRPDLVVVSGDQDGIVAALGRLGVPVLVEPAAKNIDQAYEQILDLGDAVGKTMEARRVVAGMRSSIEATLAAAPRPARQLSYFHELDPQLFTVTSSTFIGQVYGAFGLRNVADEADTQRSGYPQLSRETLLQTDPDLIFLADAQCCGQGPATVAQRPGWGELRAVRDGGVISLDADITSRWGPRLPDFYRAVGDAVADAARKVPAGR; the protein is encoded by the coding sequence ATGGTCACACGCAGAGGGATCCAGCGCCCGGTCGGCGTGATCGGAGTGTTGGTGGGACTCGTCCTGGCGGTGACCGGATGCGGAGGGGCCGCCGAGCAGTCCGACGCGAGCCGGTCGATGATCACGGTCGATGCCGCCAACGGCCCCGTCGAAGTGCCGGCGAACGCTCGCCGCATCGTCTCGCTGGCCCCGACGCACACCGAGACGTTGTTCGCGATCGGCGCCGGTGATCAGGTAGTGGCGGTCGATGACCAATCCACGTATCCCGCGCAGGCGCCGCGCACCAAACTCTCCGGTTTCAAGCCGAATGTCGAGGCCATCGCCGGCTACCGCCCCGATCTCGTGGTGGTCTCCGGCGATCAGGACGGCATCGTCGCCGCGCTGGGGAGGCTGGGCGTACCAGTGCTGGTCGAGCCGGCGGCGAAGAACATCGACCAGGCCTATGAACAGATTCTCGACCTCGGTGACGCCGTGGGGAAGACGATGGAGGCACGGCGCGTCGTCGCAGGCATGCGTTCCTCCATCGAAGCCACCCTCGCCGCAGCGCCGCGACCCGCCCGGCAGCTCAGCTACTTCCACGAACTCGACCCACAGTTGTTCACCGTGACCTCGTCGACCTTCATCGGCCAGGTGTACGGAGCCTTCGGACTGCGCAACGTCGCCGACGAGGCCGATACCCAGCGCTCGGGCTACCCACAGCTCTCCCGCGAGACCCTCTTGCAGACCGACCCCGATCTGATCTTCCTCGCCGACGCGCAGTGCTGCGGGCAAGGGCCTGCGACCGTGGCCCAGCGTCCGGGATGGGGAGAGCTGCGGGCAGTTCGGGACGGTGGCGTGATCTCCCTGGACGCCGACATCACCTCCCGCTGGGGTCCGCGCCTGCCCGACTTCTACCGTGCAGTCGGAGACGCCGTGGCAGACGCCGCGCGGAAAGTTCCGGCCGGGCGGTGA
- a CDS encoding FecCD family ABC transporter permease produces MTAPSRVSGLRPATLIIAVMVLVASTVLGLLVGAADLPLRGVLWELADRLPFVHVDSGLSRLDRNILIEVRLPRVLAAALVGGLLAIAGAGYQGVFRNPLADPYLLGAAAGAGVGATATIALLPGNPAATVPVAAFVGALTGVVLAYLLGSTAGGGGSATLMLAGVAVSAFLGAVQTFLMQLDSRELQRIYSWVLGGVGSADGPLLLAVAPYAAASVLVLVLHGRLLDVLAVGDDEATSLGISSRRVRLVVLVAASLATACAVAIGGLIGFVGIVVPHVVRRVARSSSYRVVLPLSLVGGAAFLEVADVIARTVVAPGELPLGVVTAFVGGPFFVVVLRAMRARGEA; encoded by the coding sequence GTGACCGCACCGTCGCGCGTCTCCGGCCTGCGCCCGGCCACCCTGATCATCGCGGTGATGGTGCTGGTGGCATCCACCGTGCTCGGGCTCCTCGTGGGTGCGGCGGATCTGCCGCTGCGCGGGGTTCTGTGGGAGCTCGCAGATCGATTGCCCTTCGTGCACGTTGATTCCGGACTCTCGCGATTGGATCGGAACATACTCATCGAGGTGCGGCTACCGCGGGTTCTGGCAGCGGCGCTCGTGGGCGGTCTGCTCGCTATCGCGGGCGCCGGCTACCAGGGGGTGTTCCGGAACCCGCTCGCCGACCCGTACCTGCTGGGCGCCGCGGCGGGTGCCGGCGTGGGAGCCACGGCGACGATCGCGCTGCTCCCCGGTAACCCGGCGGCGACGGTCCCGGTGGCCGCGTTCGTCGGCGCACTCACCGGAGTGGTACTGGCGTACCTGCTGGGGAGTACAGCTGGCGGCGGCGGGTCGGCCACCCTGATGCTCGCCGGGGTCGCCGTCTCCGCGTTCCTCGGCGCGGTGCAGACCTTCCTCATGCAGCTCGATTCGCGGGAGCTGCAACGCATCTACTCGTGGGTGCTCGGCGGCGTTGGATCGGCCGACGGCCCGCTGCTGCTCGCGGTCGCGCCGTATGCGGCGGCTTCCGTGCTCGTGCTCGTGCTCCACGGCCGGCTGCTGGACGTACTGGCCGTGGGGGACGACGAGGCCACCTCGCTGGGGATCTCGTCGCGCCGCGTGCGGCTGGTGGTGCTGGTCGCCGCATCGCTGGCGACCGCGTGTGCGGTGGCGATCGGTGGGCTGATCGGGTTCGTGGGCATCGTGGTTCCGCACGTGGTCCGGCGGGTCGCGCGATCGTCGTCCTATCGGGTGGTGCTGCCGCTGTCTCTGGTGGGCGGAGCGGCGTTCCTGGAGGTTGCCGATGTGATCGCACGTACGGTCGTGGCACCGGGGGAGCTCCCGCTGGGCGTCGTCACCGCCTTCGTCGGCGGTCCCTTCTTCGTTGTGGTGTTGCGGGCGATGCGGGCACGGGGCGAAGCATGA
- a CDS encoding ABC transporter ATP-binding protein, producing the protein MSIEIDSLAVQLDGRPVLRGVTLGASSGEWTAVIGPNGAGKSTLLRAALGLVPRQGRVTVDGADLRGLAPRKRARLIAYAPQSPNLPPGMTVREYALLGRSPYIPYLGREGAKDRRIVADVLDRLELGDFASRDLDRLSGGERQRVVLARAIAQQAPVLLLDEPTTALDIGHQQQTMELLDTLRRDDGLTVVTAIHDLTLAGQYADRLVLLASGKVAASGGASEVLTAALIAEHFGARVHVTTGPDGRPILGLERPST; encoded by the coding sequence ATGAGCATCGAGATCGATTCCCTCGCTGTGCAGCTCGACGGCCGTCCGGTGCTGCGCGGGGTCACGCTCGGTGCCTCGTCGGGGGAGTGGACCGCGGTGATCGGGCCCAATGGGGCAGGGAAGTCGACGTTACTGCGGGCCGCGCTCGGCCTGGTCCCGAGGCAGGGGCGGGTCACCGTCGACGGTGCCGATCTGCGTGGGCTCGCCCCGCGCAAGCGGGCCCGGTTGATCGCGTACGCGCCGCAGTCGCCGAATCTGCCCCCGGGTATGACAGTGCGCGAATACGCCCTTCTCGGACGTTCGCCGTATATTCCGTACCTCGGTCGCGAGGGTGCGAAGGACCGCCGGATCGTGGCAGACGTACTTGATCGATTGGAACTGGGCGACTTCGCCTCCCGGGATCTGGACCGACTATCGGGTGGCGAGCGGCAACGGGTCGTCCTGGCTCGCGCCATCGCTCAGCAGGCGCCGGTGCTGCTGCTCGACGAGCCCACCACGGCCCTCGACATCGGTCATCAGCAGCAGACGATGGAATTGCTCGACACGCTGCGCCGTGACGATGGTCTCACCGTGGTCACCGCTATTCACGATCTGACCTTGGCGGGACAGTATGCAGATCGGTTGGTGCTGTTGGCATCCGGGAAGGTCGCGGCCTCCGGCGGGGCTTCGGAGGTGTTGACCGCCGCACTGATCGCAGAGCACTTCGGTGCCCGTGTGCACGTCACGACGGGGCCGGACGGACGGCCGATCCTCGGCTTGGAGCGTCCGAGCACCTAG
- a CDS encoding helix-turn-helix domain-containing protein, producing the protein MPSPDVGGRLRELRSERGLSLSELARRAGVGKGSLSEIEAGGRNPTVETLYSLCGPLDVPLTALLGESPGTDSTAHGGMRTVLLSVRHLPHVTVEVFRLEFPESSDHTSPGHGPAVREHLTLVDGALLVGPVGDETVVRQGDSCIWTSDGPHRFAAIDGPAEAVVVITTPR; encoded by the coding sequence ATGCCCTCCCCCGATGTCGGCGGCCGCCTGCGTGAGCTCCGCAGCGAACGCGGCCTCAGCCTGTCCGAACTCGCACGCCGCGCGGGCGTCGGCAAGGGATCGCTATCCGAGATCGAAGCCGGAGGTCGCAACCCCACCGTCGAGACGCTCTACTCCCTCTGCGGCCCGCTCGATGTTCCGCTCACCGCATTGCTCGGCGAGTCCCCCGGAACGGACAGCACGGCACACGGCGGCATGCGGACGGTCCTGCTCTCGGTGCGGCACCTGCCGCACGTCACCGTCGAGGTCTTTCGCCTGGAGTTCCCGGAGAGCTCAGATCACACCTCGCCCGGCCACGGGCCAGCGGTCCGCGAGCACCTCACGCTGGTCGACGGAGCCTTGCTCGTCGGTCCCGTCGGCGACGAAACCGTGGTGCGGCAGGGTGATTCATGCATCTGGACCAGCGACGGCCCACACCGCTTCGCCGCGATCGACGGTCCTGCCGAGGCCGTCGTCGTGATCACGACGCCGCGTTAG
- a CDS encoding benzoate/H(+) symporter BenE family transporter, with product MERSVIGTPRPANVAAAVPIGAGVVCALVGFTSAFAVVLAGLRAVGATPGQAASGLLAVTVTMGASTVLLSWRYRMPITVAWSTPGAALLVSTGAVAGGWPAAVGAFVVCGAFLVLTGLWPALASLVQRIPAPIAQAMLAGVLLPLCLAPVSALSTHPVAVAPVLVVWLVLLKVRPRWAVPAAFVTALAVIGVSLVRSSSVPAVSAMLPHLEWTTPAWSLQALTGVALPLYIVTMASQNIPGVAVMSTYGYTVPWRPALTVTGVGSVLGAPLGGHAINLAAISAALAAGPDAGDDRSRRWIAGVSAGLGYLVLGVLSTGLTAAVLAAPGGVVQAVAGVALVGAFAAACAGAMADDDARVPAAVTFIVAASGTTVAGIGSAFWALVVGIAVYWVLGVRRPEGTV from the coding sequence ATGGAACGTTCTGTAATCGGAACGCCACGGCCGGCGAACGTAGCGGCCGCGGTGCCAATCGGAGCGGGTGTTGTGTGCGCCCTGGTCGGCTTCACTTCAGCTTTCGCCGTGGTTCTCGCGGGACTGCGGGCGGTCGGTGCGACCCCGGGTCAGGCCGCTTCGGGCCTGCTCGCCGTCACGGTGACGATGGGTGCGAGCACCGTGTTGCTGTCCTGGCGCTACCGGATGCCGATCACGGTCGCCTGGTCGACGCCCGGTGCCGCGCTGCTGGTGAGCACCGGAGCGGTGGCGGGCGGCTGGCCCGCGGCGGTGGGTGCGTTCGTGGTGTGCGGTGCCTTTCTGGTGCTGACGGGGCTGTGGCCTGCGCTGGCATCGCTTGTGCAACGGATTCCGGCTCCGATCGCGCAAGCGATGCTGGCCGGGGTGCTGCTTCCGCTGTGCCTGGCACCGGTGTCTGCGCTGTCGACACATCCGGTGGCGGTGGCACCTGTCCTCGTGGTGTGGTTGGTTCTGTTGAAAGTGCGCCCGCGGTGGGCGGTTCCGGCCGCGTTCGTGACGGCGCTGGCGGTGATCGGGGTGTCGTTGGTGCGATCGTCGTCGGTGCCCGCGGTCTCGGCGATGCTGCCCCATCTGGAGTGGACCACGCCCGCGTGGAGCCTGCAGGCGCTCACCGGTGTGGCGTTGCCGCTGTACATCGTGACCATGGCCTCGCAGAACATTCCTGGCGTTGCGGTGATGTCGACGTACGGCTACACCGTGCCCTGGCGGCCCGCGCTGACGGTGACCGGGGTGGGGTCGGTACTCGGTGCGCCCCTCGGCGGTCACGCGATCAACTTGGCCGCGATCAGTGCCGCGCTAGCGGCGGGTCCCGATGCGGGTGACGATCGATCGCGCCGCTGGATCGCGGGCGTGTCGGCGGGGCTCGGATACCTCGTGCTCGGCGTGTTGAGTACAGGCCTGACCGCCGCCGTGCTCGCAGCGCCCGGCGGGGTGGTGCAGGCCGTGGCGGGCGTGGCGCTGGTCGGCGCATTCGCCGCCGCGTGCGCAGGCGCCATGGCCGACGACGATGCTCGGGTACCCGCTGCGGTGACCTTCATCGTCGCGGCGTCGGGGACGACGGTGGCCGGGATCGGATCTGCCTTCTGGGCCCTGGTTGTGGGCATCGCGGTGTACTGGGTGCTCGGCGTGAGGCGACCAGAGGGTACTGTCTAG
- a CDS encoding nuclear transport factor 2 family protein: MTNRPARANLDTSNPAAATVITDLIATLQSGFDSGDADRYDAFFAADILWGTPKGQWVSGFTDLNEAHHRMMNGVPVQPESRFELINAISPAPGVVVAQIRRSALNGRFSEVAMYVLVRRGDHWWLAAAQNTPVTNTLPS; encoded by the coding sequence ATGACCAATCGACCGGCACGCGCGAACCTCGATACCTCCAACCCAGCAGCCGCTACGGTGATCACCGATCTGATCGCTACCTTGCAGTCCGGCTTCGATTCCGGCGATGCGGATCGGTACGACGCGTTCTTCGCGGCAGACATCCTGTGGGGCACGCCAAAGGGGCAGTGGGTGTCCGGGTTCACCGATCTGAACGAGGCGCACCATCGGATGATGAATGGCGTTCCCGTCCAACCCGAGTCCCGGTTCGAGCTGATCAACGCGATCAGCCCCGCCCCGGGCGTGGTCGTCGCTCAGATCCGCCGATCAGCCCTCAATGGCCGGTTCAGCGAGGTAGCGATGTACGTGCTCGTGCGCCGCGGTGATCACTGGTGGCTCGCCGCCGCCCAGAACACACCTGTCACGAACACCCTGCCCTCGTGA
- a CDS encoding MFS transporter, which produces MSTATADLDPGPTAPDHTQLRRVIAASLLGTTVEWYDFFLYSTAASLVFNKLFFPDTSSFVGTMLSFVTFAVGFVMRPIGGLVFGHIGDRIGRRQTLALTMLLMGVATALMGALPTAAQVGVLAPILLLILRIVQGFALGGEWAGAVLLAVEHAPSGKKGRFGSVPQVGLALGLGLGTAVFALLQTVFDDDQFLRFGWRIAFAVSIVLVIIGIVVRLAVDETPAFVAARASLDTTRTPLRQLLGDPTLRRNTIAGCLARWAEGSAFNAWGVFAITYATATLAMNKVEVLLAVTLAALVMAVVIPVGGVLVDRYGAGLIYGIGVALYGLAVFPVFALFGTGSIVWFTVGLVVVFGFVHGVFYSAQGTFFAGLFPTEVRYTGLSVVYQFSGIYASGLTPLILTALIHGADGAPWSAAGYLAATAVVSVAATVWIRRRVTAAVR; this is translated from the coding sequence GTGAGTACCGCCACCGCCGATCTCGATCCGGGCCCCACCGCGCCCGACCACACACAGCTGCGCCGGGTGATCGCCGCATCGCTGCTCGGGACCACCGTGGAGTGGTACGACTTCTTCCTCTACTCCACGGCGGCTTCGCTGGTGTTCAACAAACTCTTCTTCCCGGACACGAGTTCGTTCGTGGGCACCATGTTGAGTTTCGTCACCTTCGCGGTGGGTTTCGTGATGCGACCGATCGGCGGACTGGTGTTCGGGCACATCGGTGATCGGATCGGACGCCGGCAGACCCTGGCGCTCACGATGTTGCTGATGGGTGTGGCGACCGCACTGATGGGGGCGCTACCCACCGCTGCGCAGGTGGGCGTTCTGGCTCCGATCCTGCTGTTGATCCTGCGAATCGTGCAGGGTTTCGCTCTCGGCGGCGAGTGGGCGGGCGCGGTACTGCTGGCGGTGGAGCACGCGCCCTCGGGGAAGAAGGGACGCTTCGGTTCCGTCCCGCAGGTGGGGCTCGCCCTCGGTCTGGGTTTGGGGACCGCCGTTTTCGCGCTCTTGCAAACCGTGTTCGACGACGATCAGTTCCTCCGGTTCGGCTGGCGCATCGCGTTCGCGGTGTCGATCGTGCTGGTGATCATCGGCATCGTGGTGCGGCTGGCGGTCGACGAGACGCCGGCGTTCGTGGCGGCGAGGGCGTCACTGGACACCACCCGAACACCACTGCGCCAGCTGCTCGGCGATCCGACGTTGCGGCGCAACACGATCGCCGGATGCCTCGCACGGTGGGCGGAGGGCAGTGCGTTCAATGCCTGGGGCGTCTTCGCGATCACTTACGCCACCGCAACGCTCGCGATGAACAAGGTCGAGGTTCTACTGGCGGTAACCCTGGCGGCACTGGTGATGGCGGTCGTGATCCCGGTCGGCGGTGTGCTCGTGGATCGCTACGGGGCAGGCCTGATCTACGGAATCGGAGTGGCGCTCTACGGATTGGCCGTCTTCCCGGTATTCGCACTATTCGGCACCGGATCGATCGTGTGGTTCACGGTGGGACTGGTGGTGGTGTTCGGATTCGTCCACGGAGTCTTCTACTCGGCCCAGGGCACGTTCTTCGCGGGCCTGTTCCCCACCGAGGTGCGGTACACGGGCCTGTCGGTGGTCTATCAATTCTCGGGTATCTACGCTTCCGGCCTCACTCCGCTGATTCTGACCGCCCTGATCCACGGCGCCGACGGTGCGCCCTGGTCCGCCGCCGGTTATCTGGCTGCGACAGCAGTGGTTTCGGTGGCCGCGACAGTGTGGATCCGTCGGCGGGTGACAGCCGCCGTTCGATAA
- a CDS encoding YoaK family protein has protein sequence MTTTTTNLPKQSVVSREAAIGADARLSWLLAGVAGMVGAVAFLHSAGYFVTFMTGNTERAVLSWFSVSDKEKVAGAGALAATALIVAFVAGVVVASFCRRFFWHGHPHGPTVLTTVGLLAASGLDFWFDGVAEPEVRFVPILIITFSLGALNTSFVKNGEVSVPLSYVTGTLVKLGQGIERHASGNGTVYDWLGYALVYVGFLLGAAVGGVVGSIFTGPQVILAAGVLCGITTLVTFFHSDRRAILG, from the coding sequence ATGACAACCACCACGACGAACCTCCCGAAGCAGTCGGTCGTCTCCCGCGAGGCGGCGATCGGCGCCGATGCACGGCTCTCGTGGCTGCTGGCCGGCGTTGCCGGCATGGTGGGTGCCGTCGCCTTCCTGCATTCGGCCGGCTACTTCGTCACGTTCATGACCGGCAACACCGAGCGCGCAGTTCTGAGCTGGTTCTCGGTGTCGGACAAGGAGAAGGTGGCGGGCGCCGGAGCACTGGCGGCAACGGCGCTCATCGTGGCGTTCGTCGCGGGCGTGGTGGTGGCATCGTTCTGCCGGAGGTTCTTCTGGCACGGTCACCCGCACGGCCCGACGGTGCTGACCACGGTCGGGCTGCTCGCCGCGTCGGGACTGGACTTCTGGTTCGACGGTGTCGCCGAACCCGAGGTGCGATTCGTGCCGATCCTCATCATCACGTTCTCGCTGGGCGCACTCAACACGTCCTTCGTGAAGAACGGCGAGGTCTCGGTACCCCTGTCCTACGTGACCGGGACCCTGGTGAAGTTGGGTCAGGGGATCGAGCGGCACGCGTCCGGGAACGGGACGGTGTACGACTGGCTCGGCTACGCGTTGGTGTACGTGGGATTCCTGCTCGGCGCGGCGGTCGGCGGCGTGGTCGGCTCGATCTTCACCGGGCCACAGGTGATCCTCGCGGCAGGCGTCCTGTGCGGCATCACCACCCTGGTCACGTTCTTCCATTCGGATCGTCGCGCGATCCTGGGGTGA
- the speG gene encoding spermidine N1-acetyltransferase, whose amino-acid sequence MTVQLRAMERTDLRFVHGLFNDRAVMSYWFEEPFDALAEMEDIYERHVHDERERRFIIESSGVPVGLVELVEINFIHRKCEFQIIVAPSAQGKGYAGIATRKALDYAFRILNLHKVYLFVDVANERAAHVYEKLGFVEEGLLREEYFSNGSYRDARLMRLFQRDFLASSPPE is encoded by the coding sequence ATGACCGTCCAGTTACGCGCGATGGAGCGCACGGACCTGCGGTTCGTGCACGGCCTGTTCAACGACCGGGCGGTGATGTCGTACTGGTTCGAGGAGCCCTTCGATGCGCTCGCCGAGATGGAGGACATCTACGAGCGGCACGTGCACGACGAGCGCGAGCGCCGGTTCATCATCGAGTCCAGTGGGGTACCCGTGGGCCTGGTGGAGTTGGTGGAAATCAACTTCATCCATCGCAAGTGCGAGTTCCAGATCATCGTGGCACCGTCGGCGCAGGGCAAGGGCTACGCGGGTATCGCGACCCGGAAGGCGCTCGACTACGCCTTCCGAATCCTCAACCTGCACAAGGTGTACCTGTTCGTGGATGTGGCGAACGAACGAGCCGCCCACGTCTACGAGAAGCTGGGATTCGTCGAGGAGGGCCTGCTTCGGGAGGAGTACTTCTCCAACGGCAGCTACCGGGACGCGCGATTGATGCGGCTGTTCCAGCGGGACTTCCTGGCATCGTCACCACCGGAGTGA
- a CDS encoding DUF1304 domain-containing protein, giving the protein MIVLGLALAAGAALIHCFIFYLESIAWTSARARAAFGTTEETAEITRPLAFNQGFYNLFLAIAVIAGIAVFGAARAVGATLVYTGLVSMVAAATVLVLSDRTKARAAAVQGTAPLLAIVVLTLGLAA; this is encoded by the coding sequence ATGATCGTCCTGGGACTCGCCCTGGCCGCCGGCGCGGCACTCATCCATTGCTTCATCTTCTATCTGGAATCGATCGCGTGGACGTCGGCGCGGGCGCGCGCCGCGTTCGGGACCACCGAGGAGACCGCCGAGATCACCCGGCCCTTGGCCTTCAATCAGGGCTTCTACAACCTGTTCCTGGCGATCGCCGTCATCGCCGGTATCGCGGTGTTCGGAGCGGCACGGGCCGTGGGTGCCACGCTCGTCTACACCGGCCTCGTGTCGATGGTCGCGGCCGCGACAGTACTGGTGCTCTCGGACCGGACGAAGGCGCGCGCCGCGGCGGTTCAGGGCACCGCTCCCCTGCTCGCGATCGTCGTTCTCACCCTGGGTCTCGCGGCCTAA